The proteins below come from a single Orcinus orca chromosome 6, mOrcOrc1.1, whole genome shotgun sequence genomic window:
- the LOC101280653 gene encoding LOW QUALITY PROTEIN: olfactory receptor 2S2 (The sequence of the model RefSeq protein was modified relative to this genomic sequence to represent the inferred CDS: deleted 1 base in 1 codon) → MEKANQTSPLVGFILLGLSAHPRLEETFFVLILLMYLVTLLGNEVLILVTILDSRLHKPMYFFLRNLSFLDICYTTSSVSLVLDGFLAPQETISFSTCAVQMFLSFAMAGTECVLLSMMAFDRYVAICNPLRYPGVMSKAAYVPMAASFWAIGGVASLVHTSLAIQLALCGDNIINHFTCEILAVLKLACADISINVIGIGVTNVIFLGVPVLFISASYVFIIATILRIPSAEGRKKAFSTCSAHLTVVIIFYGTLFFMYGKPMSKDPLLGVDKEDLSDKLISLFYGVVTPMLNPIIYSLRNKDVKAAVRKLVSQKSFSQCCRRSLLWFSPPWKTGLQSLQLPF, encoded by the exons ATGGAAAAAGCTAATCAGACCTCCCCCCTGGTGGGGTTCATTCTCCTGGGCCTCTCAGCCCACCCAAGGCTGGAGGAAACATTCTTTGTGCTCATCCTGCTCATGTACCTGGTGACCCTGCTGGGCAACGAGGTCCTCATCCTGGTGACCATCCTGGACTCCCGCCTACACAAGCCCATGTACTTCTTCCTGAGGAACCTCTCCTTCCTGGACATCTGCTACACAACCTCCTCAGTCTCTCTGGTCCTGGATGGCTTCCTGGCCCCCCAGGAAACCATCTCTTTCTCCACCTGTGCCGTGCAGATGTTCCTCTCCTTTGCCATGGCAGGGACAGAGTGTGTGCTCCTGAGCATGATGGCGTTTGATCGCTACGTGGCCATATGCAACCCCCTTAGATACCCTGGGGTCATGAGCAAGGCTGCCTATGTGCCCATGGCTGCCAGCTTCTGGGCTATTGGTGGTGTTGCTTCTCTGGTACACACATCCTTGGCAATTCAGTTGGCCCTCTGTGGGGACAACATCATCAACCACTTCACCTGTGAGATCTTGGCTGTCCTGAAGTTGGCCTGTGCCGACATCTCCATCAATGTGATCGGTATAGGGGTGACCAATGTGATCTTCCTG GGCGTCCCAGTTCTGTTCATCTCTGCCTCTTATGTCTTCATCATTGCTACCATCCTGAGGATCCCCTCAGCTGAGGGGAGGAAAAAGGCCTTCTCCACCTGCTCTGCCCACCTCACTGTGGTGATAATATTCTATGGGACCTTATTTTTCATGTATGGGAAGCCCATGTCTAAGGACCCCCTCCTGGGGGTAGACAAAGAGGATCTTTCAGACAAGCTCATCTCCCTCTTCTATGGGGTGGTAACCCCCATGCTCAACCCCATCATCTACAGCCTGAGGAACAAGGATGTGAAGGCCGCTGTGAGGAAACTGGTGAGTCAGAAATCCTTCAGTCAGTGTTGTAGGAGGAGTCTTCTGTGGTTCTCACCCCCATGGAAGACAGGACTTCAATCATTACAGCTGCCATTCTAA
- the SPAAR gene encoding small regulatory polypeptide of amino acid response produces METAVIGIVAVLFVVTVAITCILCCFSCDSRTQDSQGGPHPSFTVATFRQEASLSTGPGHHVQPVAGVRDFWTFM; encoded by the coding sequence ATGGAAACGGCAGTGATTGGAATTGTGGCCGTGCTATTCGTGGTCACCGTGGCCATCACCTGCATCCTCTGCTGTTTCAGCTGTGACTCAAGGACCCAGGATTCTCAGGGGGGCCCACACCCCAGCTTCACGGTGGCCACGTTTCGCCAGGAGGCTTCTCTCTCCACGGGGCCAGGTCACCATGTCCAGCCAGTGGCGGGTGTCCGGGACTTCTGGACTTTCATGTGA